The nucleotide window TGACTCTTCACAGATGAAATTTGATGTTGTACCCTCCAACTAGGAGGGTACGAGGGAACTAAAGaccattttatgttatttgaggTGCAGAGAGATTTAAATTTGGAACTAGTGGTATcggttttaagaaaatcatacatTTCTTGAAGATCCATTATCAGGAAAAATATGAGAGGGCAATCCTCGACGTCCTACAAATCTTAAGGGCAGCTGTAAAACTTTCTAGAGATATATCAATCACAAGTTCAAGGTGTACTGCTCTGGTGCTCAAACATACGAACAATGCAATGTAAGCCTTAATAGTCAAAGGATTGGTAGATCAAGTACACTGCCCACCATGACGGATAAGTATTGGACCAGCATAATCAACAACAGTTGACTGGAATGGTCTGGAAATTGTGACTCTCTCTTTAGGCAGTTGACCAAGTAACTAACTCTGAGGCTGAGCTTTAAAACGAAAACAAGTTAAACATTTATGTATGACAGGGCAAATTATGATTTTGGAATTGACAATCCAATATCTCTGCCTAAGTGAAGAAAGAATTAACTGTAATCATCCATGGAATAATCTTAAATGTTCATGAGAAATATCAATCGAGTGAGATGGCTATGAGGACTTAAAATCATAAGATGTTTAGcaattaaagaaaactttgaaaaatttaaacgacCTCCAACGCAAATAATACCATTTTGATCTAAAAATGGGATAAGAGAaactaatttacttttctttgatGCAGCAGAATTTTTCCCTAAATCGCttaattctttagtaaaatataatttttgtgtttgacGAACAAGAACTTCTAATGTGGATTGATTTCTTCCTGAGAAAGATCTGATTATATACGatcatttttatctcttaaattataaataaagcaacGACAATATGAAAGTATGTTTAATGTTCGTCCGAACAAAGAAAATGGCTTTGAAAGTTCTATAGCTTCTGTAGTTTGAAGAGCAgctgaaaaataattagttttgctAGACTTCTCTTCTTTCAGCGAATCTGGCAGAATCATAGAAATGGTAGATTGATTGGATGGCCAGATGTTCTCCTCTTCTTTCAGAAAAGACAACCAATTCACCAAAGTTGTAATGAAGTTAATGAATCCGGCATACAACCACGTGACACGATGTCTGCAGGGCTATCCCTTGAAGGAACGTGCTTCcataagcattccttagttaACTCTTGAATTTTGCAAACTCTATTTGCGACAAATATCTCCCATCTATTAGGAAGCGATAACAACCAATGAAGTACTACTTGAGAGTCAGACCAAAAATGGATTGAATGAAATcttatacctaaaatacacttaattttattgaacaaaCAAGATAAAAGAAGAGCCGCGTTCAGCTCCAACCTTGGAATAGAGATTTGCTTGACTGGTGCAACTCTAGACTTTCAACACAATAAGTGGATTCAAACACGTTCACTGCTATCAACAGATCTGATAAAAAGACAAGCACCATATGTGCTGCTACTTGCATCACAAAATCCGTGCAACTGATAACTCTtacttaaactaattttaactaatctagGAATCTCAAAATTACTTGATTATTTGAATTGAGAATacagaaaattccatttttcagctAGCGGAGTGCGAAGAACTTCATCCCACTGAAGGTTAGCGCACCATAACTCTTGTATGAACACTTTAAATGGAACGATTGCAGGAGCAAGTAGACCCAAGGGATcgaacaatgaagaaataattgacaaaataaaGCATTTGGTATAAGAAGCATTATCTTTTGGTTTTATCTGATAGATGAAATTATCCAGGGCCAGCACTCTGGCCTGCCTGATTACCTGACTTAAACCCAAATGGCCCCACAGGTAAAACCTGTGTAGAACAGGTAACCTGTGGGGTCATTGGGcttaatacaatctttttttgaaacaTTGTTTATTCAACTTTGAGGATTTTCAACAAAGGATCTAcaatggattttaaaaaattaagaatactcccggaatttttCAACAGTAAGATAATCTCTatgaaaaagactggagacttgtgtaatttacAATGGTGGAAATtttgaacatctcttataacttttaacaattattaactgtttatttaaaaaaacatacatctaAAGTTCCacaacaattaacgtaagattatcacaggtagttgttttatatttttaattattagttctattattgtgagaaaattattacttaatttaatactaatttgcaatactataattaacaataaataaaaacaattaatatttaaccaaATTGAACATAAAATGGAGGAGATGAAaactgacacaaaattacatcaattttcttccataaCTCGACAATTTGTTAatcgattttagaaaataaaatgtcactttgtacaaaataaaaggcttaatatttttgtaaataatataaattttgataaaaataatatttacagaggtataacggattgaaaaataaacttggccgccattttgtaatttgcaaaggtatttaattcttgattttttgctaattttaaaaccttattaccAAGATGGTTACCAAATATTAACGTGATTAgtctatccgaacttgatataaatttttacatgaaaacaacaaaatgatGGACAGGAGGAGAAccaaggagaaattgccatttttccctaggatactttttgtttaattttacaagtagaaaccgaaaaagtatagtcagctCTCAGATTTAGAAACACactgtatgtgtatgtgtgtgtattatatatatataatacatgtgAGCCTTACAATCTGATATTAAATgctattaacaatattaatcacCCTTCTTATGCCATTTCCAGATATGTAAACCCatattgtaaaatgattttgGAGTTGGAAGTCTGTTAAATGAGATGTGTGTGCTCTCCAAccaagatttttcatttatttctccaACAATGTACTctgtttacaaaaacaattatatttgatTGTCAAATTTGATTCTTCTTGGGTTGGGAATACATAAACAGCGAGAGTGAACAacacaagaaattaaattatttttctttagttacttTATGAACAAAGCAAGGTTTGGATAATTGTAGATAGCTAAGGGACATCcaattatataactaaaaaagttttaagattttttcaaaattgtaaaaatttaatcaatttaaaataagagCACACTAAAttgcaacaaattatttttgaaatccttTCACCCACAATCCTTTTACGCACTAAATACCTTTACATATTtagtgtataaaagtaacttgaaaaacttgaacacaaaataaactattattaaacagAGCTTTTTTTTTAACCGCCAGGACCACTGTCAGGCATTGCTTATGACGATCTAGCATGTTAAAATaccatgcctaactgggattcaaactcggtacttccggatgaaaggccaagatgctaccattcATGCCACAGAGGCTGGCAGATTAAACAGAGCTGAATCTTTTCGTGTCAAGAAAAACAAGATGAAGTATAAATCATTACTCAAATACTGTTTCTAGGTACTTCTCAGAAATTCTAGGTAAAATACCCAGAAGCTACTCCTAATTAAATGCACATATACACACTTTAACTAGTTATGTGTAATTTGAAACTTGATATTATTGTGCATTTCAATTAATGGGATTCAATTAATAGCAATGCCAGGAATGATAGTTACAAGATAAACTACATAacgataattatatttatagtcaGTTGTGAGACATCACCTTGAAAAACTTCTTgttctgcaaaataaaatttaataatacaatattaacagaaaaaaagagtaaaacaaatcTGTTAACACTTACATGTAGGACAATACAGCATtgaataaaatcatcaaaaagtaTAGTTCCACGACCATGCCTATCAAACTTACGAACCATTGTTTCAATTATATGTTCTGAAAGCCTGTATCCAAATGAATGTAAAGCAGTTCGTAATTCATCTTTATTTATGTTGCCTGATCCATCTCTATCAAATGAACGGAAACATGATTGCCAATCTGTAACATACTTCCAAAGAGCTCCAAAATCTTCAAATGAAACACTACCACGTCCCTGTTTGTCAaacataccttaaaaaaaaaaacaataattaactaaaataaatttaaagattatttgtttaAGTGTTCTAATTATAACAATTGCAATGATCCATAAAATTCGCAAGCCACTGCCTAAAATTGATTTTCCATTACCTTCTACAATGAGCTGAATATATTTTGCATCTCAGCATGCTAAGTCCTCCAAAATGCACTCAATTTATCCAATGTAATAAATCACACACTGTTTTTCACAGAGAATAGCTGTAAAGTGGACATATCTTTACtctcaaaaaaagtaattgattgTTGTCACTTGTGCCTCAAGAAGCTTCATACAGCCATGTGACAGACAGAtagtataacaaattaataaatctcTCTCTCTTATGAAACATTGTACCACATACATTAACTTAACTTATTAAATTGataaggttaaaataaatatgaagacataatttaaaatatatttttaactgaattacaaatatttttacaaaaatagttaatatgtaaaaaacaaccgatacaaaaaaaaaaaaaaattaatttgatttagaaGATACAGATTTGATTttacttaagaataaattataaaagttcctTTCAATCCTTAAATGATACTGGATTTatctaaatttgataaaaaagttgCAAAACTCTTAAAATATTTAGCATGTGCAAAGCTTCTATATAGCCATTACTAGTATATAGAGATTTGCTTCCAGAGATtacatattatatgatttttttattttataataaatattttgcaagtTACTTAtgcaagaaattattgaaaagaaaatagaatataacagataagaaactaattacaaaaattataattatagtgtATGTAAATCTAAATGCAAGTAGAGGCAGCTTGTAGGGAGTTCTCTCTACAAGCTGCCTCTACTTCCTTCTCTACCCGATTTCAAAACTCGGCATATAGAACACATGCTAGTGGTTGCCAAAAAAGTAAGTCCTCCAAAATGATAcagacttgtatttattatttttatttttttttatagttgtttattctaccatattcaattattttatttgtcgtgtaattatttatttcatctgttatttatttatttaagttactatgtaaattattttgttttacgtgtataaaatacagtaagaattaacatttaattaattaaattttgcatatattATATAAGTTCATTGGGATTAAATATATCTGTggtattcataactttttttataatagatttaataattattactttgtagttTTGTATGCctacaaagctcaaaagaatattagttattgCTACCATTTTGAAATTCGTAAATGACTACACCACggcaaagaaaatcataacattatagcctataataaataaacaactcatttcaaatacttttgtattataccattgttagtgtttatttatagcaaaacaatagttttaacatacttgaaaaaataacatacgagggatatctctaaagtaaagaccactgagaactttctctccttaaggttggcgaaccagTGTCGTTCATGGCCGTGCTAGTAATATACATACTGCATTGTTGTCAGTAAGTTgttgcgttgtagtatctttgattaagtgtgagttattatattataaaatgaatatgaaaatctATGTTGCCactgactgtgaaatacatggttatatgttttttataccatcaaaacattaagccgaCTGAAATTCACAGGCAGTTGGTAACAGTGTATggtgaaaatgtaataaatgaaagaaatgtctgaaaatggtgcgaaaggtttagaaataacagaattcatGTGCATGATGAATGTTTGGGGAGGTCCTCAATAATcactgaggacttgttgaaacgtgttgatgatgaaatcagaaaagatcgtcgctaaACAATTTCCAAtctggcctttctttttcctgatgtttaagaGCTGTTATTAGTCACaagttcatgaccatttaggcttcagaaagatttTTGCATGTTGTGTGCTGCACGTCTTaatggaacatcacaaaaaaatccgaacaggatctgctttggaatttttgatgcggtACACAGCAAAAGGCAatgagtttcttaattcaattgttactggtGTTGAAACATGAATTTCGTATTACACACTAGAGAGTAAACAGCAGTTACGTGAATGGCGTCATTcttaatcaccaaccagaccgacaaaggtcaagccacagccatttaaATGCAAATTGTTGCCAGTCTTTTGGGATGTTTtttggtttggcatactgctgattgatttcatgccatgtaAAACAACTATAAATGAAGAAGCCTACAGAGAAACTCTACTACGTAAGTTACAGCACGCCATTCAAAATTGGCGATGTGGGCGGCTGACTGACGGCGTTGTCCTACTGCATGATAATGTGATTCAACATGTTGCAGGtctgacatgtgatttactgagaacatttggatgggaaattgaaagaagttttgaaTGGTAAGCAATTCATGGGTgacgataaacttaaaaatactgttaatcagtggctaaatggactggcagcagaagaatatgacaagggtatattgaagctggtgtactgctatgataaatgtcttaattcatgcggcgattatatagagaaatattACAAGGTATCtagtttaagtgaaataaaaagtatttcagaatattaaagtcttcagaataaattttttataatcaagtgg belongs to Lycorma delicatula isolate Av1 chromosome 1, ASM4794821v1, whole genome shotgun sequence and includes:
- the Alg-2 gene encoding apoptosis-linked gene-2; translation: MSHFASPMPSREFLWDVFQRVDKDHSGYISADELQMALSNGTWTPFNPETVRLMIGMFDKQGRGSVSFEDFGALWKYVTDWQSCFRSFDRDGSGNINKDELRTALHSFGYRLSEHIIETMVRKFDRHGRGTILFDDFIQCCIVLHTLTAAFRQHDTDQDGVITIHYEQFLNMVLSLKI